A stretch of Camelina sativa cultivar DH55 chromosome 18, Cs, whole genome shotgun sequence DNA encodes these proteins:
- the LOC104760959 gene encoding probable leucine-rich repeat receptor-like protein kinase At5g49770 isoform X2: MSSRTGAFMLLILFFFQISSVSAHTNSIDAVALLALKSELTGTPKNWKGFDPCGTNWVGISCSNDRVVTISLGNLNLQGKLPADISTLSELVTLDLTSNSNMTGQLPPNIGNLTKLTELNLMGCGFDGQIPESIGNLEKLTKLSLNSNKFNGKILASMGRLSKLYWFDIADNQIEGEIPVSNGTSSPGLDMLLQTVHFHFGKNKLSGKIPKELFTSNMSLKHLLFDGNLFTGEIPESLSLVKTLVVLRLDRNRLSGEIPPSLNSLTNLQELYLSNNKFTGTIPVLTSLTTLFTLDVSNNRFTSSSIPSWISSSNLSTLRMEGIQLQGQVPISLFNPPSSLETVILKRNWLNETLDFGTSKSLRFLDLQYNDITEYKQPAKKDLQVILANNPVCPEVENPPDEYCKVFKLSSSFFAPKRKENCHRQCDHDRNLSAITCRCAYPASGILTFRSPSFSGFSDDSNFELLYNNLTGFFNNSIYRVESVSIGNIREDETEHHLLIDLLIFPLKEERFNETEMDSVISRFSTQTYKPPDRFGPYIFKANKYDKFPDEKGLKSSHVIGAILGAGVFLLLLIIAGIYALKQKKRAERANDQINPFAKWDANQNSVDAPQLMGVKAFTFEEMRKCANNFSMANDVGGGGYGQVYKGILPSGQLIAIKRAQPGSLQGALEFKTEIELLSRVHHKNVVKLLGFCFDRGEQMLVYEYIPNGSLRDSLSGKNGIRLDWKRRLRIALGSGKGLAYLHELADPPIIHRDVKSSNILLDESLAAKVADFGLSQLVEEAEKANATAQVKGTMGYLDPEYYMTNQLTEKSDVYGFGVMMLELLTGEIPIVNGKYVVKEVKMKMNKSKKLYDLQELLDTTIISTNENLNGFEKFVDLALICVDQEGVKRPSMNEVVKEIEYIMQHAGLYPNVDSAASSRTYDEASKGSGDLYRNNSFEYSASFPTTKLEPH; the protein is encoded by the exons ATGAGTTCAAGAACTGGAGCCTTTATGCTCctgatcttgttttttttccaaattagtTCTGTATCTGCGCACACAAACAGTATAGACG CTGTTGCTTTACTAGCTCTAAAGAGTGAGTTGACCGGAACTCCAAAGAATTGGAAAGGCTTTGATCCTTGTGGAACCAATTGGGTTGGAATTTCGTGTAGCAATGACCGCGTTGTTACCAT ATCACTAGGCAACCTTAACTTGCAAGGAAAGCTTCCTGCGGATATTTCCACGTTGTCTGAATTGGTGACCCT GGATTTGACATCCAATTCTAATATGACTGGACAGCTTCCACCAAATATCGGAAACCTCACGAAGTTGACAGAGTT AAATCTTATGGGATGTGGTTTTGATGGTCAAATCCCTGAGTCCATAGGAAATCTTGAAAAACTTACAAAACT CTCCCTgaattcaaataaatttaatggAAAAATTCTGGCTTCCATGGGACGGTTATCGAAACTATATTGGTTCGATATAGCTGACAATCAGATCGAAGGAGAGATTCCAGTTTCTAATGGGACTTCATCACCTGGACTTGACATGCTTCTTCAAACTGtgcattt TCATTTTGGGAAAAACAAGCTTTCAGGGAAGATCCCAAAAGAACTTTTCACTTCAAACATGAGTTTGAAACATTT GCTCTTCGATGGAAACCTATTCACAGGCGAAATCCCAGAGAGCCTCAGTCTCGTTAAAACATTGGTTGTCTT ACGTCTTGATAGGAATAGACTAAGTGGAGAAATACCTCCAAGTCTGAATAGTCTCACAAATCTTCAAGAACT GTACTTGTCCAACAACAAATTTACAGGTACTATTCCAGTTTTAACCAGCTTGACCACTCTCTTCACATT AGATGTGAGCAATAACCGATTTACCTCCTCAAGCATTCCATCATGGATTTCTTCAAGCAACCTATCAACATT AAGGATGGAAGGTATCCAACTTCAAGGTCAAGTaccaatctctctcttcaaccCTCCTAGTAGTTTGGAGACAGT TATCCTAAAGCGCAATTGGCTAAACGAGACACTCGACTTTGGTACTAGCAAAAGTTTGCGGTTTTTGGATTTACAATACAATGACATAACTGAGTATAAGCAACCAGCTAAGAAAGACCTTCAAGTAAT CTTGGCAAATAATCCAGTGTGTCCGGAGGTGGAGAACCCACCGGATGAATACTGCAAAGTATTCAAACTAAGTTCCTCATTTTTTGCTcctaagagaaaagaaaactgtCATCGACAATGTGACCATGACAGAAATTTGAGTGCAATCACGTGCCGGTGTGCGTATCCAGCCTCAGGAATACTCACTTTTAGATCGCCTTCATTCTCAGGGTTTTCAGACGACAGCAACTTCGAATTGCTTTATAACAACCTAACTGGTTTCTTTAACAATTCCATTTATCGAGTGGAGTCGGTGTCCATAGGAAACATAAGAGAGGATGAAACTGAGCATCATCTTCTAATTGATCTCTTGATCTTTCCATTAAAGGAAGAAAGGTTTAATGAGACCGAAATGGATAGCGTTATTTCCAGGTTTAGCACACAGACTTATAAGCCTCCTGACAGGTTTGGCCCTTACATATTCAAAGCCAATAAGTACGATAAGTTCCCGG ATGAAAAAGGTTTAAAGTCGTCACACGTCATTGGAGCTATACTTGGTGCTGGTGTTTTTCTGTTGTTGCTTATCATAGCTGGGATTTATGCTctcaagcagaagaagagagcaGAGAGAGCAAATGATCAAATTAATCCTTTTG CCAAGTGGGATGCCAATCAGAACAGTGTCGATGCTCCGCAACTCATGGGAGTAAAAGCATTTACATTTGAAGAGATGAGGAAATGCGCAAACAACTTTTCAATGGCAAATGATGTTGGTGGTGGAGGTTATGGCCAG GTGTACAAAGGGATTCTTCCCTCAGGGCAACTCATAGCAATAAAAAGAGCACAACCAGGATCTTTACAAGGAGCGTTGGAGTTTAAAACTGAGATCGAGCTTCTTTCAAGGGTCCATCATAAAAACGTTGTCAAACTCTTAGGCTTTTGCTTTGATCGAGGTGAACAAATGCTTGTCTATGAGTACATTCCAAATGGTTCTCTAAGAGATAGTCTATCAG GGAAAAATGGGATTAGACTTGATTGGAAAAGAAGGCTTAGAATAGCACTTGGATCAGGTAAAGGCTTGGCTTATCTTCATGAGCTTGCTGATCCTCCAATTATACACAGAGACGTCAAATCAAGTAATATATTACTTGATGAAAGTCTAGCTGCAAAGGTTGCTGATTTTGGCCTCTCCCAACTTGTGGAAGAAGCTGAGAAAGCTAATGCCACAGCACAAGTGAAGGGAACCATG GGCTATTTGGATCCTGAGTACTACATGACAAATCAGTTGACAGAGAAAAGTGATGTGTATGGGTTTGGGGTGATGATGTTGGAGCTATTAACCGGTGAAATTCCGATAGTGAATGGTAAATATGTGGTGAAAgaggtgaagatgaagatgaataaATCAAAGAAATTGTACGACCTACAAGAATTGTTGGACACTACCATCATTTCAACCAACGAGAATCTTAATGGATTCGAAAAGTTCGTAGACTTGGCTCTAATATGCGTGGATCAAGAAGGAGTGAAGAGGCCATCGATGAATGAGGTTGTAAAAGAAATTGAGTACATAATGCAACATGCAGGATTATATCCTAACGTAGATTCAGCTGCAAGTTCAAGAACGTATGATGAAGCAAGCAAAGGATCCGGGGATCTTTATAGAAACAACTCGTTTGAGTATAGTGCAAGTTTCCCAACTACAAAACTCGAACCCCATTGA
- the LOC104760959 gene encoding probable leucine-rich repeat receptor-like protein kinase At5g49770 isoform X3 translates to MTALLPCKSLGNLNLQGKLPADISTLSELVTLDLTSNSNMTGQLPPNIGNLTKLTELNLMGCGFDGQIPESIGNLEKLTKLSLNSNKFNGKILASMGRLSKLYWFDIADNQIEGEIPVSNGTSSPGLDMLLQTVHFHFGKNKLSGKIPKELFTSNMSLKHLLFDGNLFTGEIPESLSLVKTLVVLRLDRNRLSGEIPPSLNSLTNLQELYLSNNKFTGTIPVLTSLTTLFTLDVSNNRFTSSSIPSWISSSNLSTLRMEGIQLQGQVPISLFNPPSSLETVILKRNWLNETLDFGTSKSLRFLDLQYNDITEYKQPAKKDLQVILANNPVCPEVENPPDEYCKVFKLSSSFFAPKRKENCHRQCDHDRNLSAITCRCAYPASGILTFRSPSFSGFSDDSNFELLYNNLTGFFNNSIYRVESVSIGNIREDETEHHLLIDLLIFPLKEERFNETEMDSVISRFSTQTYKPPDRFGPYIFKANKYDKFPDEKGLKSSHVIGAILGAGVFLLLLIIAGIYALKQKKRAERANDQINPFAKWDANQNSVDAPQLMGVKAFTFEEMRKCANNFSMANDVGGGGYGQVYKGILPSGQLIAIKRAQPGSLQGALEFKTEIELLSRVHHKNVVKLLGFCFDRGEQMLVYEYIPNGSLRDSLSGKNGIRLDWKRRLRIALGSGKGLAYLHELADPPIIHRDVKSSNILLDESLAAKVADFGLSQLVEEAEKANATAQVKGTMGYLDPEYYMTNQLTEKSDVYGFGVMMLELLTGEIPIVNGKYVVKEVKMKMNKSKKLYDLQELLDTTIISTNENLNGFEKFVDLALICVDQEGVKRPSMNEVVKEIEYIMQHAGLYPNVDSAASSRTYDEASKGSGDLYRNNSFEYSASFPTTKLEPH, encoded by the exons ATGACCGCGTTGTTACCATGTAA ATCACTAGGCAACCTTAACTTGCAAGGAAAGCTTCCTGCGGATATTTCCACGTTGTCTGAATTGGTGACCCT GGATTTGACATCCAATTCTAATATGACTGGACAGCTTCCACCAAATATCGGAAACCTCACGAAGTTGACAGAGTT AAATCTTATGGGATGTGGTTTTGATGGTCAAATCCCTGAGTCCATAGGAAATCTTGAAAAACTTACAAAACT CTCCCTgaattcaaataaatttaatggAAAAATTCTGGCTTCCATGGGACGGTTATCGAAACTATATTGGTTCGATATAGCTGACAATCAGATCGAAGGAGAGATTCCAGTTTCTAATGGGACTTCATCACCTGGACTTGACATGCTTCTTCAAACTGtgcattt TCATTTTGGGAAAAACAAGCTTTCAGGGAAGATCCCAAAAGAACTTTTCACTTCAAACATGAGTTTGAAACATTT GCTCTTCGATGGAAACCTATTCACAGGCGAAATCCCAGAGAGCCTCAGTCTCGTTAAAACATTGGTTGTCTT ACGTCTTGATAGGAATAGACTAAGTGGAGAAATACCTCCAAGTCTGAATAGTCTCACAAATCTTCAAGAACT GTACTTGTCCAACAACAAATTTACAGGTACTATTCCAGTTTTAACCAGCTTGACCACTCTCTTCACATT AGATGTGAGCAATAACCGATTTACCTCCTCAAGCATTCCATCATGGATTTCTTCAAGCAACCTATCAACATT AAGGATGGAAGGTATCCAACTTCAAGGTCAAGTaccaatctctctcttcaaccCTCCTAGTAGTTTGGAGACAGT TATCCTAAAGCGCAATTGGCTAAACGAGACACTCGACTTTGGTACTAGCAAAAGTTTGCGGTTTTTGGATTTACAATACAATGACATAACTGAGTATAAGCAACCAGCTAAGAAAGACCTTCAAGTAAT CTTGGCAAATAATCCAGTGTGTCCGGAGGTGGAGAACCCACCGGATGAATACTGCAAAGTATTCAAACTAAGTTCCTCATTTTTTGCTcctaagagaaaagaaaactgtCATCGACAATGTGACCATGACAGAAATTTGAGTGCAATCACGTGCCGGTGTGCGTATCCAGCCTCAGGAATACTCACTTTTAGATCGCCTTCATTCTCAGGGTTTTCAGACGACAGCAACTTCGAATTGCTTTATAACAACCTAACTGGTTTCTTTAACAATTCCATTTATCGAGTGGAGTCGGTGTCCATAGGAAACATAAGAGAGGATGAAACTGAGCATCATCTTCTAATTGATCTCTTGATCTTTCCATTAAAGGAAGAAAGGTTTAATGAGACCGAAATGGATAGCGTTATTTCCAGGTTTAGCACACAGACTTATAAGCCTCCTGACAGGTTTGGCCCTTACATATTCAAAGCCAATAAGTACGATAAGTTCCCGG ATGAAAAAGGTTTAAAGTCGTCACACGTCATTGGAGCTATACTTGGTGCTGGTGTTTTTCTGTTGTTGCTTATCATAGCTGGGATTTATGCTctcaagcagaagaagagagcaGAGAGAGCAAATGATCAAATTAATCCTTTTG CCAAGTGGGATGCCAATCAGAACAGTGTCGATGCTCCGCAACTCATGGGAGTAAAAGCATTTACATTTGAAGAGATGAGGAAATGCGCAAACAACTTTTCAATGGCAAATGATGTTGGTGGTGGAGGTTATGGCCAG GTGTACAAAGGGATTCTTCCCTCAGGGCAACTCATAGCAATAAAAAGAGCACAACCAGGATCTTTACAAGGAGCGTTGGAGTTTAAAACTGAGATCGAGCTTCTTTCAAGGGTCCATCATAAAAACGTTGTCAAACTCTTAGGCTTTTGCTTTGATCGAGGTGAACAAATGCTTGTCTATGAGTACATTCCAAATGGTTCTCTAAGAGATAGTCTATCAG GGAAAAATGGGATTAGACTTGATTGGAAAAGAAGGCTTAGAATAGCACTTGGATCAGGTAAAGGCTTGGCTTATCTTCATGAGCTTGCTGATCCTCCAATTATACACAGAGACGTCAAATCAAGTAATATATTACTTGATGAAAGTCTAGCTGCAAAGGTTGCTGATTTTGGCCTCTCCCAACTTGTGGAAGAAGCTGAGAAAGCTAATGCCACAGCACAAGTGAAGGGAACCATG GGCTATTTGGATCCTGAGTACTACATGACAAATCAGTTGACAGAGAAAAGTGATGTGTATGGGTTTGGGGTGATGATGTTGGAGCTATTAACCGGTGAAATTCCGATAGTGAATGGTAAATATGTGGTGAAAgaggtgaagatgaagatgaataaATCAAAGAAATTGTACGACCTACAAGAATTGTTGGACACTACCATCATTTCAACCAACGAGAATCTTAATGGATTCGAAAAGTTCGTAGACTTGGCTCTAATATGCGTGGATCAAGAAGGAGTGAAGAGGCCATCGATGAATGAGGTTGTAAAAGAAATTGAGTACATAATGCAACATGCAGGATTATATCCTAACGTAGATTCAGCTGCAAGTTCAAGAACGTATGATGAAGCAAGCAAAGGATCCGGGGATCTTTATAGAAACAACTCGTTTGAGTATAGTGCAAGTTTCCCAACTACAAAACTCGAACCCCATTGA
- the LOC104760959 gene encoding probable leucine-rich repeat receptor-like protein kinase At5g49770 isoform X4 codes for MGRLSKLYWFDIADNQIEGEIPVSNGTSSPGLDMLLQTVHFHFGKNKLSGKIPKELFTSNMSLKHLLFDGNLFTGEIPESLSLVKTLVVLRLDRNRLSGEIPPSLNSLTNLQELYLSNNKFTGTIPVLTSLTTLFTLDVSNNRFTSSSIPSWISSSNLSTLRMEGIQLQGQVPISLFNPPSSLETVILKRNWLNETLDFGTSKSLRFLDLQYNDITEYKQPAKKDLQVILANNPVCPEVENPPDEYCKVFKLSSSFFAPKRKENCHRQCDHDRNLSAITCRCAYPASGILTFRSPSFSGFSDDSNFELLYNNLTGFFNNSIYRVESVSIGNIREDETEHHLLIDLLIFPLKEERFNETEMDSVISRFSTQTYKPPDRFGPYIFKANKYDKFPDEKGLKSSHVIGAILGAGVFLLLLIIAGIYALKQKKRAERANDQINPFAKWDANQNSVDAPQLMGVKAFTFEEMRKCANNFSMANDVGGGGYGQVYKGILPSGQLIAIKRAQPGSLQGALEFKTEIELLSRVHHKNVVKLLGFCFDRGEQMLVYEYIPNGSLRDSLSGKNGIRLDWKRRLRIALGSGKGLAYLHELADPPIIHRDVKSSNILLDESLAAKVADFGLSQLVEEAEKANATAQVKGTMGYLDPEYYMTNQLTEKSDVYGFGVMMLELLTGEIPIVNGKYVVKEVKMKMNKSKKLYDLQELLDTTIISTNENLNGFEKFVDLALICVDQEGVKRPSMNEVVKEIEYIMQHAGLYPNVDSAASSRTYDEASKGSGDLYRNNSFEYSASFPTTKLEPH; via the exons ATGGGACGGTTATCGAAACTATATTGGTTCGATATAGCTGACAATCAGATCGAAGGAGAGATTCCAGTTTCTAATGGGACTTCATCACCTGGACTTGACATGCTTCTTCAAACTGtgcattt TCATTTTGGGAAAAACAAGCTTTCAGGGAAGATCCCAAAAGAACTTTTCACTTCAAACATGAGTTTGAAACATTT GCTCTTCGATGGAAACCTATTCACAGGCGAAATCCCAGAGAGCCTCAGTCTCGTTAAAACATTGGTTGTCTT ACGTCTTGATAGGAATAGACTAAGTGGAGAAATACCTCCAAGTCTGAATAGTCTCACAAATCTTCAAGAACT GTACTTGTCCAACAACAAATTTACAGGTACTATTCCAGTTTTAACCAGCTTGACCACTCTCTTCACATT AGATGTGAGCAATAACCGATTTACCTCCTCAAGCATTCCATCATGGATTTCTTCAAGCAACCTATCAACATT AAGGATGGAAGGTATCCAACTTCAAGGTCAAGTaccaatctctctcttcaaccCTCCTAGTAGTTTGGAGACAGT TATCCTAAAGCGCAATTGGCTAAACGAGACACTCGACTTTGGTACTAGCAAAAGTTTGCGGTTTTTGGATTTACAATACAATGACATAACTGAGTATAAGCAACCAGCTAAGAAAGACCTTCAAGTAAT CTTGGCAAATAATCCAGTGTGTCCGGAGGTGGAGAACCCACCGGATGAATACTGCAAAGTATTCAAACTAAGTTCCTCATTTTTTGCTcctaagagaaaagaaaactgtCATCGACAATGTGACCATGACAGAAATTTGAGTGCAATCACGTGCCGGTGTGCGTATCCAGCCTCAGGAATACTCACTTTTAGATCGCCTTCATTCTCAGGGTTTTCAGACGACAGCAACTTCGAATTGCTTTATAACAACCTAACTGGTTTCTTTAACAATTCCATTTATCGAGTGGAGTCGGTGTCCATAGGAAACATAAGAGAGGATGAAACTGAGCATCATCTTCTAATTGATCTCTTGATCTTTCCATTAAAGGAAGAAAGGTTTAATGAGACCGAAATGGATAGCGTTATTTCCAGGTTTAGCACACAGACTTATAAGCCTCCTGACAGGTTTGGCCCTTACATATTCAAAGCCAATAAGTACGATAAGTTCCCGG ATGAAAAAGGTTTAAAGTCGTCACACGTCATTGGAGCTATACTTGGTGCTGGTGTTTTTCTGTTGTTGCTTATCATAGCTGGGATTTATGCTctcaagcagaagaagagagcaGAGAGAGCAAATGATCAAATTAATCCTTTTG CCAAGTGGGATGCCAATCAGAACAGTGTCGATGCTCCGCAACTCATGGGAGTAAAAGCATTTACATTTGAAGAGATGAGGAAATGCGCAAACAACTTTTCAATGGCAAATGATGTTGGTGGTGGAGGTTATGGCCAG GTGTACAAAGGGATTCTTCCCTCAGGGCAACTCATAGCAATAAAAAGAGCACAACCAGGATCTTTACAAGGAGCGTTGGAGTTTAAAACTGAGATCGAGCTTCTTTCAAGGGTCCATCATAAAAACGTTGTCAAACTCTTAGGCTTTTGCTTTGATCGAGGTGAACAAATGCTTGTCTATGAGTACATTCCAAATGGTTCTCTAAGAGATAGTCTATCAG GGAAAAATGGGATTAGACTTGATTGGAAAAGAAGGCTTAGAATAGCACTTGGATCAGGTAAAGGCTTGGCTTATCTTCATGAGCTTGCTGATCCTCCAATTATACACAGAGACGTCAAATCAAGTAATATATTACTTGATGAAAGTCTAGCTGCAAAGGTTGCTGATTTTGGCCTCTCCCAACTTGTGGAAGAAGCTGAGAAAGCTAATGCCACAGCACAAGTGAAGGGAACCATG GGCTATTTGGATCCTGAGTACTACATGACAAATCAGTTGACAGAGAAAAGTGATGTGTATGGGTTTGGGGTGATGATGTTGGAGCTATTAACCGGTGAAATTCCGATAGTGAATGGTAAATATGTGGTGAAAgaggtgaagatgaagatgaataaATCAAAGAAATTGTACGACCTACAAGAATTGTTGGACACTACCATCATTTCAACCAACGAGAATCTTAATGGATTCGAAAAGTTCGTAGACTTGGCTCTAATATGCGTGGATCAAGAAGGAGTGAAGAGGCCATCGATGAATGAGGTTGTAAAAGAAATTGAGTACATAATGCAACATGCAGGATTATATCCTAACGTAGATTCAGCTGCAAGTTCAAGAACGTATGATGAAGCAAGCAAAGGATCCGGGGATCTTTATAGAAACAACTCGTTTGAGTATAGTGCAAGTTTCCCAACTACAAAACTCGAACCCCATTGA